Proteins from a genomic interval of Euwallacea fornicatus isolate EFF26 chromosome 1, ASM4011564v1, whole genome shotgun sequence:
- the Vajk4 gene encoding valine-rich protein: MKALLVIGTLCLCVCALAAEAEKKDQTKEVAPQESKKQDKRGILLGDHGFGGGGFGGGDLGGHDFGGGGFGGGGYESGGYGGGDIGGGHEEHVKTVVVEKKVPVPYTVTKHVPYTVEKKVPYEVKVPVPQPYTVIKKVPVPVKEIIKVPYIVPQPYEVIKKVPIEVKVPVPRPYEVKIHVPQPYTVEKKIPVPVKVPVPEPYTVYKKVPYPVKVEVPVPQPYTVEKKVPYEVKIPIDRPYPVHVPKPYPVTVEKHVPYPVEKPVPYEVKVPIDKPYPVIVPKPVPYPVKVPVPEPYTVIKKVPVEIEKPVPYPVKVPVDKPYPVYKEVPVPVEKPVPYPVKVPYPVPVKVSHHEESDWSGSGGYGGGYGGSSGGGGDWGH; the protein is encoded by the exons ATGAAAGCTCTG CTCGTTATAGGCACATTGTGCCTCTGCGTTTGCGCTTTAGCTGCGGAGGCTGAAAAGAAGGACCAGACCAAGGAGGTGGCTCCGCAGGAAAGCAAAAAGCAGGACAAACGGGGTATTCTCCTTGGAGACCATGGATTTGGAGGAGGTGGTTTTGGAGGTGGTGACCTTGGAGGACACGATTTTGGAGGAGGAGGTTTTGGCGGAGGCGGATACGAGAGCGGCGGCTACGGAGGCGGAGATATCGGCGGAG GTCATGAGGAGCACGTGAAGACCGTAGTGGTAGAAAAGAAGGTTCCAGTGCCATACACTGTAACCAAACACGTGCCGTACACCGTGGAAAAGAAGGTGCCTTATGAGGTCAAAGTGCCAGTACCACAACCCTACACCGTAATCAAGAAGGTGCCAGTACCAGTAAAGGAAATAATCAAGGTTCCCTACATAGTACCCCAACCTTATGAGGTGATCAAAAAGGTTCCAATTGAGGTCAAAGTGCCAGTGCCCAGACCCTATGAAGTCAAGATCCACGTACCCCAGCCCTACACCGTCGAGAAGAAAATCCCTGTACCAGTAAAAGTACCAGTACCAGAACCATACACTGTCTACAAGAAAGTTCCGTACCCAGTCAAG GTTGAAGTACCAGTACCACAACCTTATACTGTGGAGAAAAAAGTACCATACGAAGTAAAAATTCCCATTGACAGGCCATACCCAGTTCACGTACCTAAACCCTACCCCGTCACCGTTGAGAAGCACGTGCCTTACCCCGTAGAAAAACCAGTACCCTATGAAGTAAAAGTACCCATTGACAAACCATACCCAGTAATAGTACCTAAACCCGTTCCATACCCGGTGAAAGTGCCAGTACCCGAACCCTACACCGTAATCAAGAAGGTACCAGTCGAAATTGAAAAACCCGTGCCCTATCCCGTGAAGGTACCCGTTGACAAGCCTTATCCCGTGTACAAAGAAGTACCAGTACCCGTTGAGAAACCAGTACCTTACCCAGTAAAAGTACCATACCCAGTCCCCGTTAAAGTGTCACATCATGAAGAATCTGATTGGTCAGGATCTGGCGGCTATGGTGGTGGCTATGGTGGAAGTTCAGGGGGTGGCGGCGATTGGGGACATTAG